The Anopheles marshallii chromosome X, idAnoMarsDA_429_01, whole genome shotgun sequence genome includes a window with the following:
- the LOC128719012 gene encoding carboxypeptidase N subunit 2-like, which produces MRTLSTILVLLVIFEAVAPETYEDGASICDRCACVIANKTASVLSYDLLDCSRKNVQHMIGSWPERFDTTDPEREIVLSLSGNNITKLQQIPATNTTLVFSCRQCGLVSLAGGLFIDTANILRVDLSFNQLSGDALSSDVFRGQYNTADSSLLLSLDELDLASNVITQIQDNAFEHIVSLRHLSLARNPLGQITGTTARALAQLVNLERLDLSYATLTDIDDTVFAEMHALRELYIQGNFFTTIPQAVYQLISLHHLDLAENPIEVLNFAQPLDQLVQLNISSMTVLHTIEIESFQNVKLLQTLTGRNNSALEVFDLTVLQHISSLKELDLSQSNLKHLHTPLEDGTTEQQDKNAFKGALEVLLLSENPWHCDCALQRVLNYVQFANLPDYDEVDETRCETPYILTSLHLSDLAYIEVCDQPDLDGPNSPGYEKPAFLRPGAIFLSLLSVAIVVGLGIIIGLVIVCLKRRLKAQGLGFTSPVRYTSVRDSTTSAVYQT; this is translated from the exons ATGAGAACACTGAGTACC ATACTAGTGTTGTTGGTGATTTTTGAAGCAGTAGCGCCAGAAACCTACGAAGATGGGGCATCCATTTGTGATAGGTGCGCGTGCGTGATCGCCAATAAGACGGCTAGCGTGCTGAGTTACGATTTGCTCGACTGCTCGCGAAAAAATGTTCAGCACATGATCGGCAGCTGGCCGGAACGGTTCGACACCACCGACCCGGAGCGGGAGATTGTCCTGTCGCTGTCCGGCAATAACATCACAAAGCTGCAGCAGATTCCTGCCACCAACACGACGTTGGTGTTTAGCTGTCGCCAGTGCGGCTTGGTAAGTTTGGCCGGTGGTCTGTTTATAGATACGGCCAATATCTTGCGCGTCGATCTCAGCTTCAACCAGCTGTCCGGTGATGCGCTAAGCAGTGATGTGTTCCGGGGACAGTACAATACGGCTGACAGCAGCTTACTATTGTCGTTGGATGAGCTGGATCTTGCATCGAACGTGATTACGCAAATCCAGGACAATGCATTTGAGCATATTGTTAGCTTGCGTCATCTGTCGCTCGCTCGGAATCCACTCGGGCAGATAACGGGCACTACGGCAAGAGCATTGGCGCAGTTGGTAAATTTGGAGCGTCTGGATTTATCGTACGCCACGCTGACAGATATCGACGATACGGTGTTTGCGGAAATGCACGCGCTCAGAGAACTCTACATTCAAGGCAACTTCTTCACAACGATACCGCAGGCAGTGTATCAGTTGATATCGCTGCACCATCTGGACCTTGCCGAAAACCCTATCGAAGTTCTTAACTTTGCTCAAC CACTGGATCAATTAGTTCAGTTAAACATCAGCAGCATGACAGTACTGCATACCATTGAAATTGAGTCATTTCAAAACGTAAAACTGCTACAAACATTGACTGGACGTAACAACTCGGCGCTAGAAGTGTTTGACTTGACCGTATTGCAACACATTTCTTCCCTGAAAGAG CTGGATCTATCACAATCAAATCTTAAACACCTGCATACACCGTTAGAGGACGGTACTACGGAACAGCAGGACAAGAACGCTTTCAAAGGTGCTCTGGAGGTACTGCTGCTGAGCGAAAATCCATGGCACTGTGACTGTGCCCTTCAGCGGGTACTGAATTACGTACAATTTGCTAACCTACCAGACTACGATGAGGTAGATGAAACGCGTTGCGAAACGCCCTACATACTAACGTCACTACACCTGTCCGATCTTGCCTACATCGAGGTGTGTGATCAGCCAGACCTCGATGGACCAAACAGTCCGGGTTACGAGAAACCCGCCTTCCTACGACCTGGTGCCATCTTCCTGTCGCTACTTTCGGTGGCCATTGTAGTCGGTCTTGGGATCATTATAGGACTAGTAATTGTGTGTCTAAAGCGAAGGCTCAAGGCGCAAGGGTTGGGATTTACATCGCCAGTTCGGTATACCTCGGTAAGGGATAGCACAACGTCGGCAGTATATCAAACATAA
- the LOC128707586 gene encoding E3 ubiquitin-protein ligase Hakai: protein MDSDDGSTKKSSRGRGKTRGSRGRGRGRGRGRGKKATRVISSEEEEEVASPEPEKQHSAAVKESAVIVPIVPDPPAEPNPEPLTSILPAPGSAPLIIDMEADISQLEAPTFTTISRGPPEPMLRLSWNHKVNLIGEKVLNPMIYCCDQCDNPILIYGRMIPCKHVFCLRCARSETFKVCPRCNEKVVRVEQTRLGTVFMCTHGGTRYGNTGCRRTYLSQRDLQAHINHRHVTNPAPPAQSTIQPLVIPSPQQTVSIQPMELSPMSKMLSEKVNSGGVASLRKNSSEQHSSPRSGIMRQSELGDSYYNYGNSSSYSTNHSAPNQHLSRASYSPYAHQTSSPQQQQMQPSTTSSISSNHWSQSTSQYYR from the exons ATGGATTCGGACGATGGTAGTACGAAAAAATCGAGCCGAGGACGTGGAAAGACCAGAGGCTCCCGAGGACGTGGTCGCGGTCGTGGTCGTGGACGTGGAAAGAAAGCTACACGAGTAATCTCTTCcgaggaagaagaggaagtCGCATCACCCGAACCGGAAAAGCAGCATTCAGCTGCTGTCAAAGAATCGGCGGTGATTGTACCGATTGTACCGGACCCGCCCGCCGAACCGAACCCGGAACCATTGACGAGCATTCTACCGGCGCCTGGTAGTGCTCCGCTTATTATCGACATGGAGGCAGACATTTCGCAGTTGGAAGCACCCACCTTTACGACGATAAGCCGTGGTCCTCCGGAACCGATGCTGCGTCTGAGCTGGAACCACAAGGTGAACCTAATCGGAGAGAAGGTGTTAAACCCGATGATCTATTGCTGCGATCAGTGCGACAATCCAATACTTATCTACGGTCGAATGATACCGTGCAAGCATGTGTTTTGTCTTCGGTGTGCACGCTCCGAAACATTCAAGGTGTGTCCACGCTGCAACGAGAAAGTTGTCCGGGTGGAACAGACGCGCCTCGGTACGGTATTTATGTGTACGCATGGTGGCACTCGGTACGGGAATACTGGCTGTCGCCGGACATACCTTTCTCAACGAGATCTACAGGCACACATTAATCACCGACACGTTACAAATCCGGCCCCACCGGCACAGTCAACGATACAACCGCTGGTTATACCGTCCCCACAACAAACCGTCTCGATTCAGCCAATGGAACTGTCACCTATGAGTAAGATGCTGTCGGAAAAGGTAAACTCCGGTGGGGTTGCCTCATTGCGCAAAAACTCCAGCGAACAGCACAGTTCTCCACGGTCCGGAATAATGCGTCAGTCCGAGCTGGGCGATAGTTACTACAATTACGGTAACTCTAGCTCGTACAGTACAAACCATTCCG CTCCGAATCAGCATTTGTCCCGCGCCAGTTACTCACCTTACGCACATCAGACATCATCtccgcaacagcaacaaatgcAACCGTCTACGACATCATCCATATCGTCGAACCACTGGAGCCAATCCACCAGTCAGTACTATCGTTAA
- the LOC128713239 gene encoding regulator of nonsense transcripts 2: MENGAEQSGEVCQPGMAVDEDAEKAELEAFVASLQGRYQLKVQERQRNQAPERPAEEDFFRYDSSLKKNTAFVKRLKQFTAQQLPSLMQDVSGLNLTKYISEVSAALVEAKLKMSDIGAVLTLCNHLHRHYADFAPTLFENWQKLLLIKPGEKVANPSKMRVDLRFYAELISMGIFSNKTGLPLLGACLTGLITQDKEEHVNLSIVLSFCKHCGDEYAGLVPTRMTELAKKYGVTMPVSPLLPPDRQSNLRNLLRDYYQSLAEHLRSEHRQVQLAEKSRRKMLQSKGEVTAEKREQLAQLQASYEKLHASTSTLADLLGEAMPQLEELQETGPSIEGSVLDGRAGEEMQFGNLDPWRDEETKSFYVDLPDLRQFLPNYCDKKQSGGEGENPQQQQQLQDQQQQDDEEDSEDTGDLVPNILAGPPVTEETLDSDMPELDGDLSYSESTSSLHDEEDAGVTVDPEVAEEETLKNGANSGSMAASGGNGTPSNYGNRRYFEQFVQNLQNCVNRELIDNAAIDFLLNLNTKSKRKRLVKVLFGVQRTRLDLLPMYARFVTIIDLVSPDVAHELCQMLKIDFKYHLKKKDQINIETKIKVVRYIGELVKFGIYKKLEALYCLRCLLHSFQHHHVEMTCAFLEVCGVYLYNCPDSRMRTNAFLEQMMRLKMNTTMQERYVQQVENVYYLVKRPEGLKVARKERPLIHVYIRQLIFKELDKANVDKMIQLLRRLNWDDVGTFNYAVRCLSRAYNIRYHLIRSLADLLAGLNSYQERAVIHVIDTVLEDIRAGLEIHDNKLAQRRVAMVKYLGELYNYQLVDSDNILNTLYSIISFGIILSHDGPPSVVDPPESLFRLKLVCVLLDTCGQYFTTGENRRRLDYFLVFFQQYYWYKKSHPYFTGSSAGGAGAANNEEKSAPGAVPTVKDLFPILMDHMYRECLKSLRPKLKLYASFEQAKEAVNSLRQKIFPGEGLERTNQDQDSNGQHSLRTISDAPESSDHEDSLQSDDCTSDAGDDISEGYGSKRPNGKRHTVDDEDDDTPSPPMEGADQELEGYDEDDEEDDNEEDPEYYDDDREGELEVVSEPPPQKQPEDLEFEREFERMASEYCQQRAKDSAKVNPKHVPIPITFRNETKKTYDQLQEPTNVKSDTVPFALMIRGKGKQQLYKTFEAPEDSSLAQYIREQERKLQEEKDSVKRLTLNISERLEEEDYQESLNQPSRTSDPLRMRPLKPAKFKHPKGVPDLDAIFH; encoded by the exons ATGGAGAACGGTGCTGAACAAAGTGGAGAGGTTTGTCAGCCTGGCATGGCCGTCGACGAGGACGCTGAAAAAGCAGAACTGGAAGCGTTTGTAGCCAGCCTGCAGGGACGCTACCAGCTAAAGGTACAAGAGCGCCAACGAAATCAAGCACCGGAACGACCAGCGGAAGAGGATTTCTTCCGCTATGATTCGAGTTTGAAGAAGAACACGGCGTTTGTGAAGCGATTGAAACAGTTCACTGCCCAACAACTGCCATCCCTAATGCAGGATGTTTCTGGATTAAATTTGACGAAATACATTTCGGAGGTAAGTGCAGCACTGGTGGAAGCGAAGCTAAAAATGAGTGACATTGGAGCAGTGTTAACGCTTTGCAATCATTTGCATCGGCATTATGCCGATTTTGCGCCGACGCTATTCGAGAATTGGCAGAAACTGCTGCTGATTAAACCAGGCGAGAAAGTGGCCAACCCGAGTAAGATGCGCGTCGATCTGCGATTCTATGCGGAGTTGATCAGTATGGGCATCTTTTCGAACAAGACGGGTCTGCCGCTGCTCGGTGCGTGCCTGACCGGGTTGATCACACAGGATAAGGAAGAGCACGTGAATTTGTCAATTGTGCTATCTTTCTGTAAGCACTGCGGTGATGAGTATGCCGGTTTGGTACCAACACGGATGACTGAGCTGGCTAAAAAGTATGGAGTTACAATGCCGGTGTCACCGCTGCTGCCACCGGATCGGCAAAGTAATTTGCGGAATTTGTTGCGCGATTATTACCAGTCGCTAGCCGAACACCTGCGATCGGAACACCGGCAGGTACAGCTGGCAGAGAAATCGCGGCGCAAGATGTTGCAATCAAAAGGCGAGGTAACCGCAGAGAAACGTGAGCAATTGGCTCAGCTGCAGGCATCGTATGAAAAGCTGCACGCATCGACCAGCACGTTGGCAGATCTGCTTGGGGAAGCTATGCCACAGCTGGAGGAACTGCAAGAAACGGGACCATCGATTGAAGGGTCCGTACTTGATGGTCGGGCCGGCGAGGAGATGCAGTTTGGTAACTTGGATCCTTGGCGAGATGAGGAAACGAAATCATTCTATGTTGATTTGCCCGATCTGCGTCAATTTCTACCAAACTACTGCGATAAAAAGCAATCAGGCGGCGAAGGAGAGAatccacagcagcagcaacaactgcaagaccaacagcagcaggatgaCGAAGAGGACAGCGAGGATACGGGTGATTTGGTACCGAACATATTGGCCGGTCCGCCCGTCACGGAGGAAACGCTTGACTCGGATATGCCAGAGTTGGATGGAGATCTCAGTTATTCGGAGTCTACATCATCACTGCATGACGAGGAAGATGCGGGAGTTACCGTGGATCCTGAAGTGGCTGAAgaggaaacattgaaaaatggAGCGAATTCCGGCAGTATGGCTGCCAGTGGTGGAAACGGCACACCGAGCAATTACGGCAACCGGCGCTATTTCGAGCAATTCGTGCAAAACCTGCAAAACTGTGTCAACCGTGAGCTAATCGACAATGCAGCGATCGACTTCCTGCTGAATCTGAAtacgaaaagcaaacgaaagcgaTTGGTGAAGGTGCTATTCGGAGTGCAGCGTACCCGGCTGGATCTATTACCGATGTACGCGCGTTTTGTCACTATCATCGACCTAGTATCGCCCGATGTTGCCCATGAGCTGTGCCAGATGTTGAAGATTGATTTCAAGTATCATTTGAAGAAAAAGGATCAAATCAACATCGAGACGAAGATCAAGGTAGTCCGTTACATTGGAGAGTTGGTAAAGTTCGGTATTTACAAGAAACTGGAGGCGTTATACTGCTTACGATGTTTGCTGCACAGTTTCCAGCACCACCACGTTGAGATGACATGTGCGTTCCTGGAGGTGTGTGGTGTTTATCTCTACAACTGTCCGGATAGCCGTATGCGTACAAACGCATTTCTTGAGCAAATGATGCGACTGAAGATGAACACCACGATGCAGGAACGGTATGTGCAACAGGTGGAGAATGTCTACTATCTGGTGAAGCGACCGGAAGGTTTGAAGGTAGCTCGAAAGGAACGTCCACTCATCCATGTATACATCCGTCAACTGATCTTTAAAGAGCTGGATAAAGCGAACGTGGATAAAATGATACAGCTGTTGCGTCGCCTAAATTGGGACGATGTGGGAACGTTCAACTACGCCGTACGGTGCCTGTCTCGTGCGTATAATATTCGTTACCATCTGATTCGCAGTCTGGCCGACTTACTGGCCGGTTTGAATTCTTATCAGGAACGGGCCGTAATCCATGTGATCGATACAGTGCTGGAGGATATACGGGCAGGATTGGAAATACATGACAACAAGCTAGCGCAACGCCGTGTAGCGATGGTAAAGTACTTGGGTGAACTGTACAACTATCAGCTGGTCGACTCGGATAACATTCTCAACACGCTGTACTCGATCATTTCGTTCGGAATTATCCTTTCGCATGATGGGCCACCTTCGGTTGTCGATCCGCCGGAGTCCTTGTTTCGGTTGAAGCTGGTATGTGTGCTGTTGGATACATGCGGGCAGTACTTCACCACGGGTGAGAATCGTCGCAGGCTTGACTATTTTCTCGTATTTTTCCAACAGTACTACTGGTACAAGAAATCCCATCCGTATTTTACGGGGAGTAGTGCTGGTGGTGCCGGAGCTGCaaacaatgaagaaaaatcggCCCCGGGCGCTGTGCCGACCGTGAAAGATTTGTTCCCGATACTTATGGATCACATGTACCGTGAGTGCTTGAAGAGTTTGAGACcaaaattgaaactttatGCCAGTTTCGAGCAGGCGAAAGAAGCAGTAAATTCGTTGCGCCAGAAGATTTTCCCGGGTGAGGGATTGGAGCGAACGAACCAAGATCAGGACTCTAATGGACAGCATAGCCTGCGAACGATAAGTGATGCACCGGAGTCATCCGATCATGAAGACTCGTTACAATCGGACGATTGTACGTCCGATGCGGGCGATGACATTTCCGAGGGATACGGTTCGAAGCGTCCGAACGGTAAGCGGCACACGGTAGACGATGAGGATGACGATACGCCTTCACCTCCTATGGAAGGCGCGGACCAGGAGCTTGAGGGATACGATGAGGACGACGAGGAAGATGATAACGAAGAGGATCCCGAATATTATGATGACGATCGGGAAGGCGAACTGGAGGTGGTTTCGGAACCACCCCCACAGAAGCAACCAGAAGATCTCGAATTTGAGCGGGAGTTCGAGCGGATGGCATCGGAGTATTGTCAGCAACGAGCAAAGGACTCTGCCAAAGTCAATCCCAAGCATGTACCGATCCCAATCACATTTCGCAATGAGACGAAGAAAACCTACGATCAGCTACAG GAACCTACGAACGTTAAATCAGACACCGTACCGTTCGCGCTGATGATACGTGGAAAGGGCAAGCAGCAACTATATAAAACGTTCGAAGCACCGGAAGATAGTTCGCTGGCACAGTACATACGCGAACAGGAGCGGAAGTTACAGGAGGAGAAGGATAGTGTCAAACGGCTGACGTTAAATATTTCTGAACGCCTTGAGGAAGAGGACTACCAGGAGTCGCTGAATCAACCGTCACGTACCTCGGATCCGTTGCGAATGCGACCACTAAAACCGGCCAAGTTTAAACATCCGAAGGGTGTACCGGACCTCGATGCCATCTTTcattga